One genomic segment of Catalinimonas alkaloidigena includes these proteins:
- a CDS encoding RagB/SusD family nutrient uptake outer membrane protein, which translates to MKIHSLISKIFFTILVLALTTSSCDDSFLEPVNENQLSPDTFWQSADDARKAIIGAYSPLSTVFGWGRMMILHTVYRSDVVDPFAFQGVTTDASNFSVNPNFGRLNEIWGEFWKTIFRTNLIFENLDNIEDPNFSQEEQSTIRGEAHFLRAFQYFYLITMFRNVPLLTTPPAGLEEVAAEPADPAQVWEQIISDLQQAQQLLPPSWEADNVGRATSWAATALLGKTYLYRAGIEGSAGDYALAAAELKKVIDSGLFDLVDDYADNFNAAGENNVESVFEIQFDNNGLAWGADNPETLRAAAWEPDMAPPPFTSQNGFEINDWAFERFLDTPDNDGNIDIRTYSTFIWNYPDAQIYQEAFADAYATNLDFVGGRKYLDFETPDKPQSDFGFAGFPSVINWRVIRFADVLLMYAEAENEANGASAAVLDALNRVRQRANMPEFTLQDQATMRQITRDERVLELSLEGSRYYDLLRWGLIPERFVDNPEFRENTGGVFYQPGREYLPIPQSEIATNPLYPQNPGYI; encoded by the coding sequence ATGAAAATACATAGCCTGATTTCAAAGATATTTTTCACCATACTGGTGCTGGCCCTGACCACCAGTAGCTGCGACGATTCCTTTCTGGAGCCGGTTAATGAGAACCAGCTTTCACCCGATACCTTCTGGCAGTCGGCTGACGATGCCCGCAAAGCAATTATTGGGGCTTACAGTCCGCTTTCTACCGTATTTGGATGGGGCAGAATGATGATTTTGCATACCGTATACCGTTCAGATGTGGTAGACCCTTTTGCCTTTCAGGGTGTGACTACTGATGCGAGTAACTTTTCTGTAAACCCAAACTTCGGACGCTTAAACGAGATCTGGGGAGAGTTTTGGAAAACCATTTTCAGAACGAACCTGATCTTTGAAAACCTGGACAATATAGAAGACCCTAACTTCAGCCAAGAGGAACAGAGTACTATCCGGGGAGAGGCCCACTTCTTGAGGGCGTTTCAGTATTTCTATCTCATCACCATGTTCAGAAATGTACCACTGCTTACTACGCCACCCGCCGGGCTGGAAGAGGTAGCTGCCGAGCCTGCAGACCCTGCTCAGGTCTGGGAGCAGATTATTTCCGATTTGCAGCAAGCTCAGCAATTATTACCTCCTAGCTGGGAGGCCGACAATGTGGGGCGCGCTACTTCCTGGGCGGCTACTGCCCTACTGGGTAAAACCTATCTTTATCGTGCCGGTATTGAAGGCTCAGCGGGAGATTATGCACTGGCAGCGGCTGAACTAAAAAAAGTAATAGACTCCGGACTTTTTGACCTGGTAGATGACTATGCTGATAACTTTAATGCTGCCGGTGAAAACAATGTAGAGTCCGTGTTTGAAATCCAATTTGATAACAACGGACTAGCCTGGGGCGCTGATAATCCTGAGACGCTAAGGGCTGCGGCCTGGGAGCCTGATATGGCCCCCCCGCCTTTCACTAGTCAGAATGGTTTTGAAATTAACGATTGGGCTTTTGAGCGTTTTCTGGATACGCCGGACAATGATGGTAATATTGACATAAGAACCTATTCTACCTTCATCTGGAATTATCCTGATGCCCAAATCTACCAGGAAGCATTTGCTGATGCTTACGCGACCAACCTGGATTTTGTAGGCGGGCGTAAGTATTTGGATTTTGAAACACCCGACAAGCCACAATCAGATTTCGGCTTTGCCGGTTTTCCTTCGGTAATCAACTGGAGAGTGATTCGTTTCGCCGATGTCTTATTGATGTATGCCGAAGCAGAAAATGAGGCTAATGGGGCCTCTGCTGCGGTGCTGGATGCCCTGAACAGGGTACGTCAGCGTGCCAATATGCCGGAGTTTACACTGCAGGACCAGGCGACAATGCGGCAAATTACCAGGGACGAAAGGGTGCTGGAACTTTCTCTGGAAGGTAGCCGCTACTATGACCTGCTGCGTTGGGGACTGATTCCTGAAAGATTTGTTGATAATCCGGAGTTTCGTGAGAATACTGGAGGGGTCTTTTACCAGCCGGGGCGAGAGTATTTGCCCATACCTCAGAGTGAAATTGCTACCAACCCACTCTACCCTCAAAATCCCGGATACATATAG
- a CDS encoding VCBS repeat-containing protein, which translates to MRTCLYVSLSFICLVFLFSNCKQDSLGEASPQPGFKILSPEETNITFNNQIEDSDTFNLMTYYYLYNGGGVAAGDLNRDGLDDLVFAGNMVPSKLYLNQGNMRFEDITVSSEFDVSAWVMGVSLADINADGWLDIYLSVGGPDCPQACRNQLYINQGICEDGQLCFEEAAEAYGLADPSYSVQASFLDYDLDGDLDMFLLTNIVNEVNKSIVIDKSIKVNKGKNIDKLYENRFDTEKGHPVFADVSAQAGIIHEGYGLGLAVDDINRDGWPDIYVANDFMDNDYLYINQQNGPDGYLTFEDEAAKYLRHQSYNSMGVDIADINNDLLPDIATLDMLPPDNYRQKMMLTAINEDNEMKRLQSGYAKQYIRNSLQLHQGGNGFSEIGQLADIDATDWSWAVLMADFNQDGHKDMFVSNGIVKDMTDLDFVTYRSGQSFFGSNESKEEKIRQLAKQMKGAKTSNYLFLNNKNLTFDDLTKAWGIKTPSFSNGAAYSDLDNDGDLDLIVNNINDPAFVLRNNTTEQTRAPYLKLNLKGKTDNPQAIGSRVYLYQGASSQYAYQSPQKGYLSSVTPTLHFGLADSSRIDSLLIVWPDQKVQLLKNIKPYQTLDITYNPNYGVTPFPAEPDLPMRDATEQYSLAYQQQENRYNDFKSSPLLLRKYSSLGPGIAVGDVNTDGREDFFMGGAFGQAASLFIQQADQTFSRKAFSFDSLYEDTGCLLFDMEGDGDLDLYVVSGGVEWGHQQEMYQDRLYQNDGKGNFIKLEYALPEIRSSGSCVVAADYDQDGDLDLFVGGRVDPARYPNAPKSYLLRNEGGRFKDVTEEALQASDELGMVSAALWTDHNQDGRADLLIASEWQPLQLYLNEGQRFNKISEEAFSTASGWWSSLYGSDLDQDGDIDYVLGNHGLNSRYKASEAAPMKLYAKDFDRNNEIDPIVTYTEDGTEYPYPPRDALFSQIVAMRKRFGSYESYAQAPFSQVFTPQELDDAGVWEVNELRNALLINQGEENMELRALPNALQLSPIAGIQQLPSAQGTSLMVTGNFYGAETALGPYDAFNGAVIEFEEKGGELRVQTESLSILGDNRALAAVRIGNQKEGYLVVRNQATLMLCEVTKEEKGTFFPLQADDFYAEVRLINGKRYRQEFYYGAGYLSQSSRSFWVPEQAEEVIIHNFQRKSRKLNTELLFLSKHAK; encoded by the coding sequence ATGAGAACCTGCCTATATGTTTCACTTTCGTTTATCTGCCTGGTATTCCTGTTCAGCAATTGTAAACAAGATTCGCTTGGTGAAGCATCCCCCCAGCCTGGGTTCAAAATACTTTCTCCCGAAGAGACCAACATCACCTTTAATAATCAGATAGAGGACTCAGACACCTTTAACCTGATGACCTACTACTATCTGTATAATGGTGGTGGTGTAGCTGCCGGTGACCTTAACCGGGATGGTCTGGATGACCTGGTCTTTGCGGGAAACATGGTGCCTTCAAAGCTATATCTCAATCAGGGTAACATGCGGTTTGAGGATATTACAGTATCCTCAGAATTTGACGTAAGCGCATGGGTGATGGGAGTGAGTTTGGCAGATATCAATGCTGATGGCTGGCTGGATATTTATCTTTCTGTAGGCGGGCCTGACTGCCCGCAGGCTTGCCGTAACCAGCTCTATATTAATCAGGGAATTTGTGAAGATGGGCAGCTTTGCTTTGAAGAAGCTGCTGAAGCTTACGGTCTGGCAGACCCTTCGTACAGCGTGCAGGCTTCTTTTTTAGATTATGATCTGGATGGTGACCTGGATATGTTTCTGCTGACCAATATTGTTAACGAGGTCAATAAGTCTATAGTCATAGACAAAAGCATTAAAGTTAACAAGGGTAAAAATATTGATAAGCTGTACGAAAATCGCTTTGATACAGAAAAGGGGCATCCGGTTTTTGCCGATGTATCAGCGCAGGCAGGCATCATTCATGAAGGCTATGGCCTCGGACTGGCAGTAGATGACATCAACCGGGATGGATGGCCGGATATCTATGTTGCTAATGATTTTATGGACAACGATTATCTCTACATCAATCAGCAGAATGGCCCGGACGGATACCTTACTTTTGAAGATGAGGCTGCTAAATATTTACGTCACCAGAGTTATAACAGCATGGGCGTGGATATCGCTGACATCAACAACGACCTGTTGCCGGATATTGCTACGCTGGACATGTTGCCCCCTGATAATTATCGTCAGAAAATGATGCTGACGGCCATCAATGAAGATAATGAAATGAAACGTCTGCAAAGCGGCTACGCAAAACAATATATCAGGAACTCCTTACAGCTTCATCAGGGAGGAAACGGCTTTAGCGAGATTGGACAACTGGCCGATATAGATGCTACCGACTGGAGCTGGGCGGTACTGATGGCAGATTTCAACCAGGATGGTCATAAAGATATGTTTGTGTCCAATGGCATCGTCAAAGATATGACCGACCTGGACTTTGTGACTTATCGCAGTGGACAAAGCTTCTTTGGCAGCAATGAAAGTAAAGAAGAAAAGATCCGTCAGCTGGCCAAGCAGATGAAAGGAGCCAAAACCTCAAATTATCTTTTTCTAAATAATAAAAACCTGACTTTTGACGACCTTACTAAAGCATGGGGCATCAAAACACCTTCCTTTTCCAATGGCGCGGCTTACAGTGACCTGGACAATGATGGTGATCTGGATCTGATAGTCAATAACATCAATGACCCGGCATTTGTATTGAGGAACAACACTACTGAGCAAACCAGAGCGCCTTATCTTAAGCTTAACCTTAAAGGAAAAACTGACAATCCTCAGGCGATTGGCAGCCGCGTTTACCTTTATCAGGGTGCATCAAGCCAATATGCCTATCAGTCACCTCAGAAGGGCTATCTTTCTTCCGTCACTCCTACCCTTCATTTTGGTCTGGCAGATAGCAGTCGGATAGATTCACTGCTGATCGTATGGCCTGATCAAAAAGTGCAACTGCTGAAAAATATAAAACCGTATCAAACTTTGGATATTACCTATAATCCAAATTACGGGGTAACTCCCTTTCCAGCAGAGCCAGATTTACCTATGCGGGATGCCACTGAGCAGTACAGCCTGGCTTATCAGCAGCAGGAAAACCGCTATAATGATTTTAAAAGCTCTCCGCTACTGCTCCGCAAGTACTCCTCACTGGGGCCGGGCATAGCAGTAGGTGATGTGAATACTGATGGGCGGGAAGACTTTTTTATGGGTGGTGCTTTCGGGCAAGCCGCTTCCCTCTTTATTCAGCAAGCGGATCAGACATTCAGCCGAAAAGCCTTTTCCTTTGACTCCCTCTACGAAGACACTGGCTGTCTGCTGTTTGATATGGAGGGAGATGGGGACCTGGATTTATATGTAGTCAGTGGTGGTGTAGAGTGGGGGCATCAGCAGGAGATGTACCAGGACCGGCTCTACCAGAATGATGGAAAAGGAAACTTTATCAAGCTGGAATATGCACTACCGGAGATACGAAGCAGTGGCTCCTGTGTTGTCGCTGCTGACTATGACCAGGATGGCGATCTGGACTTATTTGTAGGAGGCCGAGTGGATCCTGCACGCTATCCGAATGCTCCTAAGAGCTATCTGCTACGCAATGAAGGTGGTAGGTTTAAAGATGTAACAGAGGAAGCGCTGCAAGCTTCAGATGAATTGGGCATGGTAAGCGCGGCCCTGTGGACAGACCATAATCAGGACGGTAGAGCAGATTTGCTGATCGCATCTGAATGGCAGCCGCTTCAGCTTTACCTGAATGAAGGGCAACGTTTTAATAAAATATCTGAAGAAGCATTTTCCACAGCCTCCGGTTGGTGGAGCAGCCTCTACGGCAGTGATCTGGATCAGGATGGTGATATTGACTATGTATTAGGTAATCATGGGCTTAATAGCCGATACAAAGCCAGCGAGGCAGCGCCGATGAAGCTGTATGCCAAAGATTTTGACCGGAATAATGAAATAGACCCAATCGTCACTTATACAGAAGATGGGACAGAATATCCTTATCCACCACGAGATGCATTGTTCAGTCAGATTGTAGCCATGCGCAAACGCTTTGGTAGCTATGAGTCTTATGCCCAAGCCCCCTTCAGTCAGGTGTTTACCCCCCAGGAACTGGATGATGCCGGGGTATGGGAGGTGAATGAGTTACGCAACGCGCTGCTTATCAATCAGGGAGAGGAGAATATGGAACTTCGGGCACTTCCCAATGCCCTGCAGCTTTCACCCATTGCAGGCATACAGCAGCTTCCTTCAGCACAGGGTACCAGCTTGATGGTGACGGGGAATTTCTATGGAGCGGAAACTGCGCTTGGCCCGTACGATGCTTTTAACGGAGCAGTAATTGAGTTTGAAGAAAAAGGTGGAGAACTCAGAGTACAGACCGAAAGCCTGAGCATACTAGGCGATAATAGAGCATTGGCGGCTGTCAGGATAGGTAATCAAAAGGAAGGTTACCTTGTGGTCAGAAACCAGGCTACGTTAATGTTATGCGAAGTTACCAAAGAGGAAAAAGGAACTTTCTTTCCATTACAGGCAGATGATTTTTATGCAGAGGTCAGATTGATTAATGGAAAAAGATATCGCCAGGAATTTTATTATGGTGCAGGCTACCTTTCCCAGTCTTCGCGTAGCTTTTGGGTACCAGAACAGGCAGAAGAAGTAATCATTCATAATTTTCAGAGAAAAAGTCGGAAGTTGAATACCGAGTTATTGTTTCTTTCCAAGCATGCGAAATGA
- a CDS encoding PQQ-dependent sugar dehydrogenase yields the protein MKRLIFLLIIVFIVFDEKDVLAQERDTTITASVDGHIFKPKLAKPADVSALQTPNGFTIQKFAEGLEKPRMMVVTEDGTVYVTRRQGDVRMLKDTNDDGQADINETVLTLDQVHGLALKDDQLYMITVTEVYKAQIQEDGKLGKPQLLMENLPEGGQHPNRTLEFGPDGKMYISVGSTCNACGETSKENATMIIANADGSGREIYAKGLRNTIGFDWHPETNALYGLDHGIDWLGDTTQKEELNRLEEGNDYGWPYVYEDGKPNPADQPPNGMSYQAYAEQTAFPVLTLAAHSAPMDLIFYDKEQFPENYHGQAIATLHGSWNRAEPSGYKVVMINFDENGDPTGYEDFITGFLVNGDQEYIGRVCGLALAEDGSLFISDDGNGAIYKVNYEDVGK from the coding sequence ATGAAGAGACTCATTTTTTTACTCATTATTGTCTTCATAGTATTTGACGAAAAAGACGTATTGGCGCAGGAAAGAGATACTACTATCACAGCAAGTGTAGATGGACATATATTTAAGCCTAAGCTGGCAAAACCCGCTGATGTATCCGCCCTGCAAACGCCCAATGGTTTTACTATCCAGAAATTTGCCGAAGGTTTGGAAAAACCCCGCATGATGGTTGTCACTGAAGATGGCACTGTCTATGTCACTCGGCGGCAGGGAGATGTGCGTATGCTGAAGGATACCAATGATGACGGACAGGCCGACATCAATGAAACCGTACTTACGCTGGATCAGGTGCATGGCCTTGCTCTAAAGGATGACCAGCTATACATGATCACTGTCACTGAAGTATACAAAGCTCAAATTCAGGAAGACGGAAAGTTGGGCAAGCCTCAGCTGCTGATGGAAAACCTGCCGGAAGGGGGACAGCACCCTAACCGTACCCTAGAGTTTGGCCCTGATGGAAAGATGTACATTTCAGTAGGCAGCACCTGCAACGCCTGCGGTGAAACCAGCAAGGAAAATGCTACGATGATTATAGCAAATGCTGACGGAAGTGGACGTGAAATTTATGCCAAAGGCTTGCGTAATACCATCGGTTTTGACTGGCATCCCGAAACCAATGCATTGTATGGGCTGGATCATGGTATAGACTGGCTGGGCGATACCACACAGAAGGAAGAACTGAACCGCCTGGAAGAAGGGAATGATTACGGCTGGCCCTATGTGTACGAAGATGGCAAGCCTAATCCTGCCGACCAGCCACCCAACGGTATGAGTTACCAGGCTTATGCTGAGCAGACTGCTTTTCCGGTTTTGACCTTAGCTGCACACTCGGCACCTATGGACCTTATTTTTTATGATAAGGAGCAGTTTCCGGAAAACTACCATGGACAGGCGATTGCTACCCTGCATGGTTCCTGGAACCGTGCCGAACCTAGCGGCTACAAAGTAGTAATGATCAACTTTGATGAAAATGGAGACCCAACCGGATATGAAGATTTTATCACCGGTTTTCTGGTCAATGGAGACCAGGAGTATATCGGACGAGTATGTGGTTTGGCGCTGGCTGAAGATGGTTCACTTTTTATTTCAGATGATGGCAATGGAGCCATTTACAAAGTAAACTATGAAGATGTAGGGAAATAG
- a CDS encoding endonuclease/exonuclease/phosphatase family protein, giving the protein MQLSHSDYFRGAKGKIFSGQEKQEAFLEINPIQALLVFKKSFRFFNYNYLAMEIVSTVLTGLIIFFSAGAFLSYINKPYWFVRVFDFPLLSNSILLLLLSASYIFLAENAFQGWRLAMIIGAMIALIAAAFKLYRYFPFVAKSTLPPLKNDPKRELSILNANVRQKNRKPERLQSLIEEIQPDIIIMHETNHRWNEQMAYLKADYPYHILVPQENTYGMLLYARLRIEEKEVANLCDEGVPSIHIQLQLRNGENVNLHAIHPKPPEIGSHTHDRDTEIVYVGKLIGENDAPSIMAGDLNDVPWSKALILFRNLSNMLDPRRGRGFYNTFNAKFPLFRYPLDFINFTGHFRLVEMRRERHIHSDHFPLYVRLSYEPDSYYENLYNLVEAERQDAREIIDQKTRSVFPKPGLPHIDEMER; this is encoded by the coding sequence TTGCAACTTTCTCATAGTGATTATTTTAGAGGGGCTAAAGGTAAAATTTTTTCAGGGCAGGAAAAACAAGAGGCGTTTTTAGAAATTAATCCAATACAGGCACTTTTGGTTTTTAAGAAAAGCTTCAGATTTTTTAACTATAATTATTTAGCAATGGAGATCGTCAGCACAGTCCTTACGGGCTTGATCATCTTTTTTTCTGCCGGCGCTTTTTTATCTTACATCAACAAGCCTTACTGGTTTGTACGGGTGTTTGACTTCCCTTTACTGAGCAATAGCATTTTGCTCTTACTCCTGAGCGCTAGCTATATTTTTTTGGCAGAAAATGCCTTTCAGGGCTGGCGACTGGCAATGATCATCGGAGCTATGATCGCATTGATTGCTGCTGCCTTTAAGCTATATCGTTACTTTCCTTTTGTAGCAAAATCCACTTTACCGCCTCTGAAAAATGATCCCAAACGCGAGCTAAGTATCCTGAACGCGAATGTCAGGCAAAAAAACCGTAAGCCAGAGCGGCTCCAGTCACTCATTGAAGAAATACAGCCAGACATCATCATCATGCATGAGACCAACCACCGTTGGAATGAACAGATGGCCTATCTAAAAGCCGACTATCCTTATCATATTTTAGTGCCGCAGGAAAACACCTATGGCATGCTCTTGTACGCTCGTCTCAGGATTGAGGAAAAAGAAGTGGCGAACTTATGTGATGAGGGGGTTCCTTCCATACACATCCAACTTCAACTGCGGAATGGTGAAAACGTAAACCTGCACGCCATCCATCCCAAGCCGCCTGAAATTGGCTCACATACGCATGATCGGGATACAGAAATTGTGTATGTGGGTAAACTGATAGGCGAAAATGACGCTCCCTCAATCATGGCAGGGGACCTGAATGATGTGCCCTGGTCAAAAGCACTGATCCTCTTTCGTAACCTGAGTAATATGCTGGACCCCAGGAGGGGCAGAGGGTTCTATAATACTTTCAATGCTAAATTTCCGCTTTTCCGCTATCCATTAGACTTTATCAATTTTACCGGGCATTTCCGTCTGGTAGAAATGCGCAGGGAGAGACACATTCATTCCGACCATTTTCCCCTCTACGTCAGGCTGAGCTACGAGCCAGACAGCTACTACGAAAACTTATACAATCTGGTAGAGGCAGAAAGACAGGATGCGCGGGAGATCATTGATCAAAAAACCCGCAGTGTTTTTCCGAAGCCCGGCTTACCGCATATCGATGAAATGGAACGTTAG
- a CDS encoding prolyl oligopeptidase family serine peptidase, whose product MRKLQDFICLSSVLWIMACSGTENKENMNLHYPPTQKVEQTDTYFGTEVADPYRWLEDDRSEETAQWVEAQNEVTFNYLENIPFRKDIEDRLTELWNYEKYSAPSKKGGKYYFFKNDGLQNQSVMYVQESLEAEPEVFMDPNKFSEDGTVALSGTSFTEDGSLLAYSISESGSDWRKVMVMDVESRELVGDTLKDVKFSGVSWKGKEGFYYSSYDKPEEGSALSGVNMNHKLYYHQLGTPQSEDTLIFGGEQTPRRYVGGSVSEDDRFLAITAANGTSGNELYVKDLSKDGEIIQIVDDFEHDNYIVHNEGDQLYILTNLGAPNKRIVRVGADNPQPENWTALIPEKEEVLESVSFAGGKMFVNYLKDASTHIEQYDLQGNFEKEVALPAIGTAGGFDGKKEDETVFYYFTSFTYPTTIYSYHIPSGESKIFRQPEVDFDPDAYETRQVFYKSKDGTAVPMFIVHRKGLEMNGQNPTYLYGYGGFNVSLTPGFSVARLYWLENGGVFAMPNLRGGGEYGKAWHEAGTQMNKQNVFDDFIAAGEYLKQEGYTSTEKLAIAGGSNGGLLVGATMTQRPDLCKVALPAVGVLDMLRYHKFTAGAGWAPDYGIADSSQAMFEYLYAYSPLHNIEQGVEYPATLVTTADHDDRVVPAHSFKFAATLQEKHEGENQERQLPVLIRIETKAGHGAGKPTSKQIEEWADKYAFTFYNMNEIPENLR is encoded by the coding sequence ATGAGAAAGTTGCAAGATTTTATTTGCTTGAGCAGTGTCTTATGGATAATGGCTTGCTCAGGCACTGAAAATAAAGAAAATATGAATCTACATTACCCTCCTACACAGAAAGTAGAACAGACCGATACCTACTTCGGTACCGAAGTTGCCGACCCTTATCGCTGGCTGGAAGATGATCGCTCCGAGGAAACAGCTCAGTGGGTAGAAGCCCAGAATGAGGTGACATTTAATTACCTGGAAAATATTCCTTTTCGCAAAGACATTGAAGACCGCCTGACCGAACTCTGGAATTATGAAAAGTATTCGGCCCCTTCCAAAAAAGGAGGTAAATATTATTTCTTTAAAAATGATGGTCTGCAAAACCAGAGTGTAATGTACGTGCAGGAAAGCCTGGAGGCTGAACCTGAAGTTTTTATGGACCCTAATAAATTTTCTGAAGATGGCACAGTAGCCCTGAGCGGCACCAGCTTCACCGAAGATGGTTCTCTGCTAGCCTATTCAATTTCCGAATCCGGCTCCGACTGGCGTAAAGTTATGGTGATGGATGTGGAAAGTCGTGAACTGGTGGGCGACACGCTGAAAGACGTTAAGTTCAGCGGTGTCTCCTGGAAAGGGAAGGAAGGCTTTTACTACAGCAGTTATGACAAACCGGAGGAAGGCAGCGCGCTCTCCGGGGTAAATATGAACCACAAGCTGTATTACCATCAGTTAGGCACCCCACAGAGCGAGGACACATTAATTTTTGGTGGTGAACAGACTCCCCGCCGCTATGTAGGGGGTAGTGTATCCGAGGATGATCGTTTTCTGGCGATTACGGCAGCCAATGGCACCAGTGGCAATGAGCTTTATGTCAAAGATTTGAGCAAAGATGGTGAGATCATCCAAATCGTAGATGACTTTGAGCATGACAACTACATCGTGCATAACGAAGGCGATCAGCTTTATATTCTGACCAATCTGGGCGCGCCTAACAAACGCATTGTGAGGGTGGGTGCTGATAACCCACAGCCGGAAAACTGGACCGCCCTGATCCCTGAAAAGGAAGAAGTGCTGGAAAGTGTCTCCTTTGCCGGAGGCAAAATGTTTGTCAACTACCTGAAAGATGCCTCTACGCACATTGAGCAATATGATTTACAGGGCAATTTTGAGAAAGAGGTAGCACTGCCTGCCATTGGCACTGCCGGTGGATTTGATGGTAAAAAAGAAGACGAAACCGTATTTTACTACTTCACTTCCTTTACTTATCCGACGACTATTTACTCCTACCACATTCCTAGTGGTGAGTCAAAAATATTTCGCCAACCCGAAGTAGATTTTGATCCTGACGCTTACGAAACCAGGCAGGTGTTTTACAAGAGTAAGGATGGTACGGCAGTCCCTATGTTTATCGTGCATCGCAAAGGCTTGGAGATGAATGGGCAGAATCCTACTTACCTTTATGGCTATGGTGGGTTTAATGTCAGCCTGACGCCCGGATTTAGTGTAGCCCGTTTGTACTGGCTGGAAAACGGGGGCGTATTTGCCATGCCCAATCTGCGTGGTGGCGGAGAATATGGAAAAGCCTGGCACGAGGCGGGCACGCAGATGAACAAACAAAATGTTTTTGATGACTTCATTGCCGCCGGAGAATATCTCAAGCAGGAAGGTTATACCTCTACTGAGAAACTGGCCATCGCCGGAGGATCTAACGGAGGTCTGTTGGTTGGGGCTACCATGACCCAGCGCCCTGATTTGTGTAAAGTCGCTTTGCCTGCTGTAGGTGTGCTGGATATGCTGCGTTACCATAAGTTTACCGCCGGAGCAGGCTGGGCTCCCGATTACGGCATCGCCGACAGCAGCCAGGCCATGTTTGAGTATCTGTATGCTTATTCTCCCCTGCATAATATTGAGCAAGGCGTGGAATACCCTGCCACGCTGGTAACTACCGCCGATCATGATGACCGGGTAGTACCGGCTCATTCATTTAAGTTCGCTGCCACCCTACAGGAAAAGCATGAAGGAGAGAATCAGGAGAGGCAACTCCCTGTGCTGATTCGCATAGAGACCAAAGCCGGACATGGAGCAGGCAAACCCACTTCCAAACAGATAGAAGAGTGGGCGGATAAATATGCTTTTACCTTCTACAACATGAACGAAATTCCTGAAAACTTAAGATAG
- a CDS encoding GNAT family N-acetyltransferase encodes MSIIIRQGVKADLPQVMELIQELAEYEKEPHEVENSVAQLEEDGFGEQPVFEFFVAEEDETKNIIGLALYFYSYSTWKGKCLYLEDLVVTQSERGKGIGKKLLDRIIVKAKEANCYRVVWQVLDWNEPAIKFYKSLGADIPKEWLSCRLVKEQIDNYMPMDGE; translated from the coding sequence ATGAGCATCATCATCCGTCAAGGCGTCAAAGCAGACCTGCCGCAGGTCATGGAATTAATACAGGAACTGGCTGAATACGAAAAAGAACCGCATGAAGTGGAAAACAGTGTTGCCCAACTGGAAGAGGATGGCTTTGGGGAGCAGCCGGTCTTTGAGTTTTTTGTGGCCGAAGAGGACGAAACAAAAAATATTATAGGATTAGCGCTTTACTTCTACAGCTACTCCACCTGGAAGGGCAAATGTCTTTATCTGGAAGATCTGGTGGTTACCCAATCCGAAAGAGGGAAGGGTATTGGCAAGAAACTGCTGGATCGCATCATCGTTAAGGCCAAAGAAGCCAACTGCTATCGGGTCGTCTGGCAGGTGCTGGACTGGAACGAACCGGCTATTAAGTTTTATAAATCGCTGGGAGCGGATATTCCCAAAGAATGGCTCTCCTGCCGCCTCGTCAAAGAGCAGATAGATAACTACATGCCGATGGATGGGGAATGA
- a CDS encoding type II toxin-antitoxin system RelE/ParE family toxin: MKVEIKATPTFQKELKKLAKKYPSMKEDYRGLLSFLTKNPTPKEYSIGAGLYKIRLKISSLGKGKSGGDRVITAVETEVSEESVKIYLARIYEKSEKEDLTPKEYAVIKKMYLKGKD, encoded by the coding sequence ATGAAAGTCGAGATTAAAGCCACTCCAACTTTTCAGAAAGAACTAAAAAAGCTTGCCAAAAAGTATCCTTCCATGAAAGAAGATTACAGAGGACTGCTTTCTTTCTTGACCAAAAATCCTACACCTAAAGAATATAGCATTGGAGCAGGACTGTATAAAATAAGGCTAAAAATTAGCAGTCTCGGTAAAGGGAAATCCGGTGGGGATAGGGTAATTACAGCGGTTGAAACTGAAGTAAGTGAAGAGAGCGTAAAAATATATCTCGCACGTATCTACGAAAAATCAGAAAAGGAAGATTTGACACCAAAAGAGTATGCTGTGATCAAAAAAATGTATCTGAAGGGAAAAGATTAA